Genomic DNA from Marinobacter sp. LV10MA510-1:
GCGGCCAGCCCAAACGCATCAACAACGTAAGCTCCAGAAAGGCAATCAGGTGATTGACCTTGTCGCTGGGCGCAGAGGGCACTGGTAGCGGGCCTGCGGTCGTGGCCAGAAACAGAATAGCGGCAATAGACGCCAGTAGCGCAAATCGCCACAGGGCGCGTAAACGGAGTAATTGTGCAAGCCGTTGTTTCGTGGTTGCTAAAAGCATATCGATTGTTTGTTCCGGCTGTGGCAAAGAGCGCATCAT
This window encodes:
- a CDS encoding VanZ family protein, with protein sequence MLLATTKQRLAQLLRLRALWRFALLASIAAILFLATTAGPLPVPSAPSDKVNHLIAFLELTLLMRLGWPQLKPLYFVPLLLGFGMLIEIVQATLPYRDFSMADVAADAAGIAAGMLIWPWLQKFSAKH